One stretch of Sander lucioperca isolate FBNREF2018 chromosome 13, SLUC_FBN_1.2, whole genome shotgun sequence DNA includes these proteins:
- the LOC116055017 gene encoding odorant receptor 131-2-like, which translates to MVYLLQAKANVTASLDPGREAYELNLFGLLIVSSICSFFYINCVLLFTLRSKPVFCETSRFILLFNLLFADTFQQVPTLLLYILGFFDVKIPYYACGFLVLLCLATDSISPLTLAVMSVERYVAVCLPLRHATIFTVKSTGMAIVVVWAFSFINILIRVFMLVRVFTIIPFNPHMNDFCSKEALFFAPILNDFEKVYAGIVFLSVGLAIIGSYIGVALVATSASTDKASARKVLQTLLLHLIQLCLILTSIMYSDIITGIARTVGRLTIVRIYNVCFVFLGILPRCLSALIYGLRDQTIRPVLMQNLCCGWRTSVLLNKSR; encoded by the coding sequence ATGGTGTATTTGCTGCAGGCTAAGGCCAATGTCACTGCTAGTCTGGATCCAGGTCGAGAAGCATATGAGTTAAATTTGTTTGGCTTGTTAATCGTAAGCTCAATCTGCTCATTTTTCTACATTAATTGTGTTTTGCTGTTCACCCTGAGGAGTAAGCCGGTGTTTTGTGAGACATCCCGATTTATTCTGCTGTTTAATTTGCTCTTTGCAGACACTTTTCAGCAGGTACCAACCCTTCTGCTTTACATACTGGGTTTTTTTGATGTGAAAATTCCATATTATGCATGTGGTTTCCTTGTTCTGCTCTGTCTTGCCACAGATTCAATCTCTCCTCTCACCCTGGCTGTGATGTCAGTTGAGAGATATGTAGCTGTATGCCTGCCTCTGAGGCATGCTACCATCTTCACCGTGAAAAGCACAGGCATGGCCATTGTTGTGGTGTGGGCCTTCAGTTTTATCAATATCCTCATTCGAGTTTTTATGCTGGTACGTGTGTTCACAATAATCCCCTTCAATCCGCATATGAATGACTTTTGCTCTAAAGAAGCCTTGTTTTTTGCACCAATCTTAAatgattttgaaaaagtgtatgCCGGCATTGTCTTTCTGTCAGTGGGTTTAGCAATCATCGGCTCCTATATTGGTGTAGCACTTGTAGCCACGTCTGCCTCAACAGACAAAGCATCAGCCAGAAAGGTTCTTCAAACGCTTCTGCTTCACCTGATTCAGCTCTGCCTGATTCTAACCTCTATCATGTACTCCGATATTATTACAGGCATTGCTAGAACAGTGGGGAGATTAACCATTGTACGTATttacaatgtttgttttgtgttcttgGGTATCCTTCCAAGGTGTCTGAGTGCTCTCATCTATGGACTCAGGGATCAAACCATTAGACCCGTCCTCATGCAAAATCTGTGCTGTGGGTGGAGAACCTCAGTTCTCCTCAACAAGAGCCGGTGA
- the LOC116055016 gene encoding odorant receptor 131-2-like translates to MVYLLQPKANVTENLDPGQDAYEIMLLGLFIVISICSFFYINCVLLFTLRSKPVFCETSRFILLFNLLFADTFQQVPNLLLYILAWINLKIPYYACGFLVVVSVVADSISPLTLAVMSVERYVAVCLPLRHATIFTVRSTGMAIAVVWALSFINILIRVFMLVRVFTIIPFNPHMNEFCSKEALFFAPIFNDFEKVYASTLFVSVGLAIIGSYVGVALVATSASTDKASARKVLQTLLLHLIQLCLVLTSSMFSTIIIVIARTAGRLTVLRIYNVCFVFLSILPRCLSALIYGLRDQTIRPVLMQNLCCGWKSSVFPNKSR, encoded by the coding sequence ATGGTGTATTTGCTGCAGCCTAAGGCCAATGTCACTGAAAATCTGGATCCAGGTCAAGATGCATACGAGATAATGTTGTTGGGCTTGTTTATCGTAATCTcaatctgctcttttttctacattaacTGTGTTTTGCTGTTCACCCTGAGGAGTAAGCCGGTGTTTTGTGAGACATCCCGATTTATTCTGCTGTTTAATTTGCTCTTTGCAGACACTTTTCAGCAGGTACCAAACCTTCTGCTTTACATACTGGCTTGGATTAATTTGAAAATTCCATATTATGCATGTGGTTTCCTTGTTGTGGTCAGTGTTGTCGCAGACTCAATCTCTCCTCTCACCCTGGCTGTGATGTCAGTTGAGAGATATGTGGCTGTATGCCTGCCTCTGAGGCATGCTACTATCTTCACTGTGAGAAGCACAGGCATGGCCATTGCTGTGGTGTGGGCCCTTAGTTTTATCAATATCCTCATTCGAGTTTTTATGCTGGTACGTGTGTTCACAATAATCCCCTTTAATCCGCATATGAATGAGTTCTGCTCTAAAGAAGCCTTGTTTTTTGCACCAATCTTTAatgattttgaaaaagtgtatgCCAGCACTCTCTTTGTGTCAGTGGGTTTAGCAATCATCGGCTCCTATGTTGGTGTAGCACTTGTAGCCACGTCTGCCTCAACAGACAAAGCATCAGCCAGAAAGGTTCTTCAAACGCTTCTGCTTCACCTGATTCAGCTATGCCTGGTTCTAACTTCTTCCATGTTCTCCACCATTATTATAGTCATTGCTAGAACAGCGGGGAGATTAACCGTTTTACGTATttacaatgtttgttttgtgttcttgAGTATCCTTCCAAGGTGTCTGAGTGCTCTCATCTATGGACTCAGGGATCAAACCATTAGACCCGTCCTCATGCAAAATCTGTGCTGTGGGTGGAAAAGCTCAGTTTTCCCCAACAAGAGCCGGTGA
- the LOC116055015 gene encoding odorant receptor 131-2-like has product MVYLLQPKANVTANLDPGQEAQEVMLFGLFIVSSICSFFYIDCVLLFTLRSKPVFCETSRFILLFNLLFADTFQQVPNLLLYILACFRMKIQYYACGFLVLLCVVAESISPLTLAVMSVERYVAVCLPLRHATIFTVRSTGMAIAMVWAFSFIYTLIRVFMLVHVFTKFPFVSHMNDFCSKEALFFAPIFNDFEKVYASILFVSVGLAIIGSYIGVALVATSATKDKASARKVLQTLLLHLIQLCLVLTSSMFSNIIIVIARTVGRLTIVRIYNVCFVFLSILPRCLSALIYGLRDQTIRPVLMQNLCCGWKSSVFPNKSR; this is encoded by the coding sequence ATGGTGTATTTGCTGCAGCCTAAGGCCAATGTCACTGCTAATCTGGATCCAGGTCAAGAAGCACAAGAAGTAATGTTGTTTGGCTTGTTTATCGTAAGCTcaatctgctcttttttctaCATTGACTGTGTTTTGCTGTTCACCCTGAGGAGTAAGCCAGTGTTTTGTGAGACATCCAGATTTATTCTGCTGTTTAATTTACTCTTCGCAGACACTTTTCAGCAGGTACCAAACCTTCTGCTTTACATACTGGCTTGTTTTCGTATGAAAATTCAATATTATGCATGTGGTTTCCTTGTTCTGCTCTGTGTTGTCGCAGAGTCAATCTCTCCTCTCACCCTGGCTGTGATGTCAGTTGAGAGATATGTAGCTGTATGCCTGCCTCTGAGGCATGCTACCATCTTCACTGTGAGAAGCACAGGCATGGCCATTGCTATGGTGTGGGCCTTCAGTTTTATCTATACCCTCATTCGAGTTTTTATGCTGGTACATGTGTTCACAAAATTCCCCTTTGTTTCACATATGAATGACTTTTGCTCTAAAGAAGCCTTGTTTTTTGCACCAATCTTTAatgattttgaaaaagtgtatgCCAGCATTCTCTTTGTGTCAGTGGGTTTAGCAATCATCGGCTCCTATATTGGTGTAGCACTTGTAGCCACGTCTGCCACAAAAGACAAAGCATCAGCCAGAAAGGTTCTTCAAACGCTTCTGCTTCACCTGATTCAGCTATGCCTGGTTCTAACTTCTTCCATGttctccaatattattatagtaATTGCTAGAACAGTGGGGAGATTAACCATTGTACGTATttacaatgtttgttttgtgttcttgAGTATCCTTCCAAGGTGTCTGAGTGCTCTCATCTATGGACTCAGGGATCAAACCATTAGACCCGTCCTCATGCAAAATCTGTGCTGTGGGTGGAAAAGCTCAGTTTTCCCCAACAAGAGCCGGTGA